In one window of Carcharodon carcharias isolate sCarCar2 chromosome 14, sCarCar2.pri, whole genome shotgun sequence DNA:
- the romo1 gene encoding reactive oxygen species modulator 1 isoform X2, which produces MPVTVGPYGQSQPSCFDRVKMGFMMGCAVGMAAGALFGSFSCLRLGLRGRELLGGVGKTMMQSGGTFGTFMAIGMGIRC; this is translated from the exons atGCCAGTCACAGTGGGACCGTATGGGCAGTCACAGCCCAGCTGCTTTGACAGAGTTAAAATGGGCTTCATGATGGGCTGTGCAGTTGGCATGGCAGCTGGTGCACTTTTTGGCAGTTTTTCATGCCTCAG GCTGGGGCTGAGAGGTCGAGAGCTGCTGGGTGGTGTTGGGAAGACCATGATGCAGAGTGGAGGCACGTTTGGAACGTTCATGGCGATTGGAATGGGAATCAGATGCTAA
- the romo1 gene encoding reactive oxygen species modulator 1 isoform X1, with the protein MPQTGLPSTDAENSECPAPAPCEMGSITTVMTLLTAGQKLFFIQHQVKVWSCGYGNLRPGLGLRGRELLGGVGKTMMQSGGTFGTFMAIGMGIRC; encoded by the exons ATGCCTCAG ACCGGcctcccctccacagatgctgaaaattCAGAATGCCCAGCACCAGCTCCCTGTGAAATGGGTTCGATCACCACAGTCATGACCCTGCTGACAGCGGGGCAAAAACTGTTCTTTATTCAACACCAAGTCAAAGTATGGAGCTGCGGATATGGCAATCTTAGACCAGG GCTGGGGCTGAGAGGTCGAGAGCTGCTGGGTGGTGTTGGGAAGACCATGATGCAGAGTGGAGGCACGTTTGGAACGTTCATGGCGATTGGAATGGGAATCAGATGCTAA